In the Azospirillum ramasamyi genome, one interval contains:
- a CDS encoding exodeoxyribonuclease III, with translation MKIATWNVNSAKARLPLITDWLRAASPDVVLFQEIKCETAAFPAAAFEELGYHVNAVGQKAYNGVAFLSKAPAEDVLTRLPGEPEDEQARYVEATVAGVRIASLYLPNGNPVPGEKFAYKLRWMDRLYDHARTLLSQEIPVVLGGDYNIIPEARDVFSPQAFAGDALFRPESRAKFRALLNLGLTEAYRALHDDDHAYTFWDYQAGSWPRDNGLRIDHFLLSPQAADRLAGCTIDRGPRGKEKASDHTPVILELRDV, from the coding sequence GTGAAGATCGCCACCTGGAACGTCAACTCGGCGAAGGCCCGCCTTCCGCTGATCACCGACTGGCTGCGCGCGGCGTCCCCGGACGTCGTGCTCTTCCAGGAAATCAAATGCGAAACCGCCGCCTTCCCCGCCGCGGCGTTCGAGGAACTCGGCTACCACGTCAACGCCGTCGGGCAGAAGGCCTACAACGGCGTCGCATTCCTGTCGAAGGCGCCGGCCGAGGATGTGCTGACCCGGCTGCCCGGCGAGCCGGAGGACGAGCAGGCGCGCTATGTCGAGGCCACAGTGGCCGGCGTGCGCATCGCCTCGCTCTACCTGCCCAACGGCAACCCGGTGCCGGGGGAGAAGTTCGCCTACAAGCTCCGCTGGATGGACCGGCTCTACGACCATGCCCGGACCCTGCTGTCCCAGGAAATCCCGGTGGTGCTGGGCGGCGACTACAACATCATCCCCGAGGCGCGCGACGTGTTCTCGCCGCAGGCCTTCGCCGGCGACGCGCTGTTCCGCCCGGAATCGCGGGCCAAGTTCCGCGCCCTGCTGAATCTCGGCCTGACCGAGGCCTACCGCGCCCTGCATGACGACGACCACGCCTATACCTTCTGGGATTATCAGGCCGGCAGCTGGCCGCGCGACAACGGCCTGCGCATCGACCATTTCCTGCTGTCGCCGCAGGCCGCCGACCGTCTGGCCGGCTGCACCATCGACCGAGGGCCGCGCGGCAAGGAAAAGGCGTCCGACCACACCCCGGTCATCCTGGAACTGCGCGACGTGTGA
- the erpA gene encoding iron-sulfur cluster insertion protein ErpA, with protein sequence MPDTALPTETRVLAVSESAAKRVAFLIEQEGNPKLMLRLTVSGGGCSGFQYGFTFDETVTDEDHVFEKDGTKVVTDDASLDLLAGATLDYVEDLMGAAFQIKNPNASASCGCGNSFAV encoded by the coding sequence ATGCCCGACACCGCCCTTCCCACCGAAACCCGCGTCCTGGCCGTCAGCGAGAGCGCGGCCAAGCGCGTCGCCTTCCTGATCGAGCAGGAGGGCAATCCGAAGCTGATGCTGCGCCTGACCGTCTCCGGCGGCGGCTGCTCCGGCTTCCAGTACGGCTTCACCTTCGACGAGACGGTGACCGACGAGGACCATGTCTTCGAGAAGGACGGCACCAAGGTGGTCACCGACGACGCCTCGCTCGACCTGCTGGCCGGCGCCACGCTGGATTACGTCGAAGACCTGATGGGCGCCGCCTTCCAGATCAAGAACCCGAACGCCAGCGCGTCCTGCGGCTGCGGCAACTCATTCGCGGTCTGA